Below is a window of Demequina muriae DNA.
ACGGCAGGCGGGCAGACCATGCCCGTCCACTGGGGCGGCGACAACTCGTCGACCTACGTGTCGATGGCGGAGACGCTGCGCGGCGGGCTGTCGCTTGCCTCGTCCGGCTTCGGCTACTGGAGCCACGACATCGGCGGCTTCGAGGGCACTCCCGACCCGGCCGTGTTCAAGCGGTGGCTCGCGTTCGGCCTGCTGTCGTCGCACTCGCGCCTGCACGGCTCGACCTCGTACCGGGTGCCGTGGGCCTTCGACGACGAGGCGGTCCAGGTCACCAAGGCGTTCGCCGAGCTCAAGAACACGCTGATGCCCTACCTCTACACCGCGGGCGCCGATGCGGCGGCCAGCGGAGTCTCGGTGGCGCGCCCCATGTTCTTCGAGTTCCCGGACGACCCCGCCGTGGGCTACCTGGATCGCCAGTACATGCTCGGGAACGACCTGCTGATCGCGCCCGTGATGTCAGCGGACGGCGTGGTGGACTTCTACCTGCCCGCGGGCACGTGGACGTCGCTGCTGACCGGCGAGAGGGTCGACGGAGGCCGTTGGGTGCGCGAGACGCACGGCTTCGACTCCCTGCCCGTGTACGTGCGGCCCGGCGCGGTCATCCCCCGGGGCGCCCGCTCCGACCGTCCCGACTACGACTTCCTCGACGGACTCGTCCTGGACGTCTACCCCGAGGATCACGAGATCGACGCCTCCGTCGATGTCGTCACGGCCGAGGGCCGCCGGGTCACGTATCGTGTGACCGGATCGGGCGACTCCGCCACGGCGCCCGATGCGATCGTGCGCGTGCACCGCTGACGCGCGCTCGGCGCGGCTCCCGTTGAGCAACCCCCCTGCAGCTCCGGGAGCCGCGCCACTTCGTCTCACGAGGCCCGCGCCTCGGCCATCGTCGGTCATCTCTGTGGGGCTTCACCACCAGAGCTTGGTGATGGTGACCTCTCCGGTGTCCTGGGCCGGCCACGTGCAGGAGAACCCCGGCGGGGCCCACGACCACCCGAACTCGACGGAGGCGCCGAGCGCTCCGGGAGGCGCGGCGGACTCCTGGCTGCAGGCCAGGTCCATCTGGCGCCACCCGAGCGCGGCGTAGAGCAGGGAGGCGGTGGCGATCAGCGTCGCGGTGACCAGCACGACCGCCACGCGCACGAGCCAGCGCGTACGGCTGGCAACGACATCCGGGGGCATTCGGACACTGTGCCGCACCCGCGCGGGCGGCACAAATCGGACGTCGACGCATCGGCCCGGACCCGCGCCCGGCCTCCGCTCTGGGCACCGCCGCGCCGCTACCCTGAACCCATGAATGCACAGGAACTCCCTCGCGACCTTCGCCCGGACACGCTCGCCCTGCACACGGGCATCCACCGCTCCGAGGCGAACGAGATGTCCGAGGGCCTCTACCTGACGCAGGGCTACGCGTACGACTCCGCGGAGCAGGCGCGCGACGCATTCGCCGGCGACATCGACATCTACATGTACTCGCGCTACGGCAACCCCACCGTGACGGCGTTCCAGGAACGGCTCGCCGCGATCGAGGGCGCTGAGTCCTGCTTCGCCACCTCGACCGGCATGAGCGCGGTCTTCGTGTCGCTGGCATCGATCCTCGGTCAGGGCGACCGCCTGGTGGCGTCGCGGGCACTGTTCGGCTCGACGCTCCAGGTCTTCGCGAACTTCTTCGAGAAGTGGGGGATCGTCATCGACTACGTCGACGCTCACGACAACGAGGACTGGGAGCGCGTGCTCGCCACCCCCGCGAAGGCCGTCTACATCGAGTCGCCCACCAACCCCATGCAGGACGTCGTCGACATCCCGTTCGTGGCGGCGCTCACCAAGCAGGCCGGCGCGCTGTTCATCGTCGACAACGTGTTCGCCACGGCGCTGGGACAGAAGCCGCTCGAGCTCGGGGCCGATGCGGTGGTCTACTCCGCGACCAAGCACATCGACGGCCAGGGCCGGGTGCTGGGCGGCGCGATCCTGGGCTCGGCCGACTACGTGGACGGACCCGTCAAGACCATGGTGCGTCAGATGGGCGCCACGATCTCGCCGTTCAACGCGTGGGTGCTCGTGAAGGCGCTCGAGACGCTGTCGGTGCGCGTCGAGCGGCAGGCCGCGAGCGCGATCGAGCTGGCGCGGTGGCTCGAGGCCCACCCCAAGGTGTCCGTGGCCCGCTACCCGCTGCTGCCCTCTCACCCGCAGTACGAGCGAGCCGCGAAGCAGATGACCATCGGCGGCACGCTCGTGACGCTCGACCTCGCGGTGGGCGACGGTGTCGACGTGGCGGGACCCGAGTCGCAGGCCGCGGCATTCCGGTTCATGAACGCCCTGCGGCTGTTCACCATCTCCAACAACCTCGGCGACGCGAAGTCGATCTCGACGCACCCCGCCACGACCACCCACAACAAGATGACCCCCGAGGCCCGTGCGTCCGTGGGCATCTCGGAGACCACCGTGCGGCTGTCGATCGGCCTCGAGGACGTCGAGGACCTGCGCGCGGACCTGGACCAGGCGCTCGCGCAGGTCTAGGCACGTTCACGACGCCATGAGCACCGGAGAGCCGCCCGCGGCCGATGCGGGGGCGAGCGGCGACGACGGTCGCCGGGGGCGGCGCGAGCGGGCTCTCGGCGCCAGGGACGGCGCGTCCACCTGGCAGCCAGTGGCGCCGACGACGGAGACCCTCGAGGTGCTGCGCCAGCGGCTGCCCCTGTCCATCAGGCTGATCGGCCGCAGCTCAGTGCCCGGCGCACTGCTGGTGCTCGCCATCGCCGCCGTGTTCATCGGCATCGTGCCGCTCGCGGCCAAGCTTCAGCTCAACGCCTCCCAGGCCACGGGTGAGGTGATCCCGGTGGGCAATGCCTTCGAGCTCACGGTGGCGAACGACTGGAGCGTCGAGTCCCAGGACGGGCGGGCCACGGTGCTGGCCAGCGGCAGCTCGCGGCTCGTGATCGTCCCGGCCTACCGGGACTCGCGTTCCGTGACACAGGTGGTCGCGGCGGAGATCTCCACCGTCGACGCGGACGGCACCGGGTCGTGGGTCGTGGGCGAGCCCACCACGTTCGAGACCGACCGTGGCGACCAGGGCGCGACGGTGTCCGCAAGCAGCGAGACCAACGCCACCCAGGTGTGGGCGGTGTCGCACGAGGGCCTCACGACGGTCGCGGTGCTGTCGACCACGATCGAGAGCTGGACCTCCGCGCAGCCCCTGGTGCAGGACATGGTCGACTCGATCGAGTTCGCCGACGGCCAGGGCGGCGACGGCGATGCAGGGGCCACGCCGTGAACGCGCGCGAGCCACAGCCACTCACGGTCACGCTCTCGGCGCTGCCCCGCATGTCGCCGCGCACCGCGTCGTTCATCGACGTCCGGTCGTGGGTGTTCTGGGCGGGTGCCGCCCTCACGGTCTTCGGCATCTGGCGCTGGACGCCGCTGGTGATCTCCGGGCTGAGCGGAAGCCCGACCACCGGGGTGCTCTCGGCCATCCTGTGGCTGTTGTACGGCCTCGTGTTCCTCGTCCTGCTGTACCGGCTTGAGCTGTTCGAGCGTCGCTCCCCTGCGACAGTGTTCGGCGCGCTCCTCTGGGGCGCCCTCGCTGGCCCTGGCATGGGCGTCATCGCGGCGCCGGCGATGCACGACCTCGTCGCCGCTGCCATCGGAAGCGACAACCCGTGGGTGCCGTCGTTCGCGGCGCCCTTGGTGGAGGAGCCCCTCAAGCTGCTCGGCGTGCTCGCCCTCGCGCTGATTCCGGGGGCACGCGTCCGCTCCGCTGCCGACGGCCTGTTCTACGGCGCGGTCGTGGGACTGGGCTTCCAGGTGTCGGAGGGGTTCCTCTACACGGCCACGTTCGGCGCCGAGTCCGGCACGAACACGGTGACGGCGATGTTCCTGCTCCGCGGCATCATCGGCGGGCTGTGGAGCCATGCGACGTTCGCCGCCGTCGCGGGCGCGGGGCTGGGGTACTTCTTCAACGCCACCGCAGACCTGAAGCGACGCACTGGGGTCCTGTGCGGCACCGTCGCGCTGTCGATCGCGCTCCATGGGTTCTTCGACGCCCCCGTGCTGGGGACCAATCCGTTCGTGAACTCGGTCGTGAAGGGGCTGCCCGTCTTCCTGCTGTTCCTCGCCGTGCTGCGGTGGGCCCACCTGCGCGAGCGACGCACCTTCGCTGGGCTCGCGGCGCACGTGGTGCCGGACGACCTCGTCTCCCCTGGGGACTTCTCCACGCTCGCGACGCGTCGGGCCCGTCGCCGCGCGCGGCGGTGGGCGCGACGGCGCGGGGGATACATCACCGCCCGCGCGCTCAAGCGACTGCAGGGCGCGCAGCTCAGCCTGCTCACGGCTGTCCACGAAGACGGCTGGGGATCGCCCCGCACGGTGGAGCTGTCACGGGATGTGCGGATCCTCGCGGCCACGCTGGACCGGCGTCAGGCCGAGGCCGACTCTCGACGCTAGGCCGATCGGGCTGCGACGCACGCCTGCCCGGCGCGCCCGCATCGGCCGCATGCCTTCCTGCGAAGCGTCCGCGGAGCGGGCGACGTCGCCCGGACGTGACACGGGCCCCGCGACCGAGTGGTCGCGGGGCCCGTGCGTGCTGCAGTGAGACTCAGCCCTCGGTCAGCGGACCAAGAGTCGCGTCGTCCGCGTAGACCTCAGCAGCGTTCTCCTGCGTGACGATCTGCGGGTCGAGCAGGAACGCGGGCACGACCTTCACGCCGTTGTCGTACTGCTCGGTGTCGTTGACGGGGATCTCGCCACAAGCGGCGAGCTCCTCGATGGAGGCGATGGTCTGAGCCACCAGCTGACGCGTGTCCTTGTAGATGGTGGAGTACTGCTCACCAGCCACGATGGACGTCACCGACTCGACCTCGGAGTCCTGTCCGGTGATGACGGGGGTGTCCTTGCCGGCCTGGTCCACCGACGTGAGCGCCGCGCGGGCGAGCGTGTCGTTGGGAGACAGGATGCCGTGCAGTTCGGTGTCGCCCGAGTACGAGCCGGACATGATGGTGTCCATGCGGCTCTGAGCGTTCTGTGCCTGCCAGCCGGCCGTCGCGGCCTGCTCGAAGGTGGTCTGTCCCGAGACGACCGTCAGCGTGCCGTCGTCGATCTTGGGCTGAAGGATGCTCATGGCGCCCTCGAAGAACGGAGTCGAGTTGGCGTCGTCGGACGAGCCCGCGATGAGCTCGATGTTGTACGGACCCTCGCCCTTGCGCTCGGCCAGGCCCTGCAGGAGCGCCTCGCCCTGGAGCTCGCCCACGCGGAAGTTGTCGAACGCGATGTAGGCGTCGACGGCGTCCGTGTTGAGGACCAGGCGGTCGTAGGCGATGACCGGTGCGCCGGCCTCGTGTGCGGCCTCGAGCTGGGATCCCAGCTGCGAGCCGTCGATGGCGCCGACAACGATGACCTGAGC
It encodes the following:
- the metZ gene encoding O-succinylhomoserine sulfhydrylase, whose product is MNAQELPRDLRPDTLALHTGIHRSEANEMSEGLYLTQGYAYDSAEQARDAFAGDIDIYMYSRYGNPTVTAFQERLAAIEGAESCFATSTGMSAVFVSLASILGQGDRLVASRALFGSTLQVFANFFEKWGIVIDYVDAHDNEDWERVLATPAKAVYIESPTNPMQDVVDIPFVAALTKQAGALFIVDNVFATALGQKPLELGADAVVYSATKHIDGQGRVLGGAILGSADYVDGPVKTMVRQMGATISPFNAWVLVKALETLSVRVERQAASAIELARWLEAHPKVSVARYPLLPSHPQYERAAKQMTIGGTLVTLDLAVGDGVDVAGPESQAAAFRFMNALRLFTISNNLGDAKSISTHPATTTHNKMTPEARASVGISETTVRLSIGLEDVEDLRADLDQALAQV
- a CDS encoding PrsW family intramembrane metalloprotease, producing the protein MNAREPQPLTVTLSALPRMSPRTASFIDVRSWVFWAGAALTVFGIWRWTPLVISGLSGSPTTGVLSAILWLLYGLVFLVLLYRLELFERRSPATVFGALLWGALAGPGMGVIAAPAMHDLVAAAIGSDNPWVPSFAAPLVEEPLKLLGVLALALIPGARVRSAADGLFYGAVVGLGFQVSEGFLYTATFGAESGTNTVTAMFLLRGIIGGLWSHATFAAVAGAGLGYFFNATADLKRRTGVLCGTVALSIALHGFFDAPVLGTNPFVNSVVKGLPVFLLFLAVLRWAHLRERRTFAGLAAHVVPDDLVSPGDFSTLATRRARRRARRWARRRGGYITARALKRLQGAQLSLLTAVHEDGWGSPRTVELSRDVRILAATLDRRQAEADSRR
- a CDS encoding substrate-binding domain-containing protein; the encoded protein is MKISMRGAAAFAAVSAIALAGCSSDRGDDTEPTTSSTAGAAGSEVCIEEGAAIGVALPQKTSENWVLAEQLFNDGLTEAGFEPIVQFGNSGVTEQQNQISAMLEQDAQVIVVGAIDGSQLGSQLEAAHEAGAPVIAYDRLVLNTDAVDAYIAFDNFRVGELQGEALLQGLAERKGEGPYNIELIAGSSDDANSTPFFEGAMSILQPKIDDGTLTVVSGQTTFEQAATAGWQAQNAQSRMDTIMSGSYSGDTELHGILSPNDTLARAALTSVDQAGKDTPVITGQDSEVESVTSIVAGEQYSTIYKDTRQLVAQTIASIEELAACGEIPVNDTEQYDNGVKVVPAFLLDPQIVTQENAAEVYADDATLGPLTEG